The following coding sequences are from one Paenibacillus tundrae window:
- the fapR gene encoding transcription factor FapR, with amino-acid sequence MERVPKRQRQQQLTKMIEDNPFVTDQELTRQLKVSIQTIRLDRLELGIPELRERMKLMAERSYDQVRSLPLHEIIGDIVDLQLDKSGISLFEIKEEHVFSRTGIARGHYVFAQANSLAVAVINDEIALTASADIRFVRSVHLAEKCIAKAYVRSISGQKGKAKVEVFTYVGEEMVFQGNFVIYRSGGEDSVEGGQLV; translated from the coding sequence ATCGAACGTGTACCGAAAAGACAGAGGCAGCAACAGTTGACCAAAATGATCGAAGACAACCCGTTTGTAACGGATCAAGAGCTTACACGACAGTTAAAAGTGAGTATTCAGACGATCCGTCTCGACAGGCTGGAGCTTGGCATACCTGAGCTTCGGGAACGGATGAAACTAATGGCAGAGCGCTCATACGATCAGGTTCGCTCTTTGCCTCTGCATGAGATTATCGGTGATATTGTAGACTTGCAGTTGGATAAGAGTGGAATCTCCTTGTTTGAGATTAAGGAGGAGCATGTCTTTTCCAGAACGGGTATTGCTCGGGGTCACTATGTTTTTGCCCAGGCGAACTCCCTTGCTGTAGCGGTGATTAATGATGAGATCGCGTTGACCGCATCGGCAGACATTCGTTTTGTGCGTTCTGTTCATCTGGCTGAGAAATGTATTGCCAAGGCCTATGTCAGATCAATCTCAGGTCAAAAGGGAAAAGCCAAAGTTGAAGTGTTCACTTATGTGGGGGAAGAGATGGTGTTCCAAGGCAACTTTGTTATCTACCGTTCGGGTGGAGAAGACAGCGTAGAGGGAGGTCAACTGGTATGA
- the rpmF gene encoding 50S ribosomal protein L32, which produces MAVPQRRTSKTRRDKRRTHFKLAVPGMVKCEQCGELKLSHHVCKVCGTYKAREIISQ; this is translated from the coding sequence ATGGCAGTACCTCAACGGAGAACGTCCAAGACGCGTCGCGACAAACGTCGCACTCACTTTAAATTGGCTGTACCGGGCATGGTGAAATGTGAGCAATGTGGCGAACTGAAACTGAGTCACCACGTTTGCAAAGTGTGCGGAACGTACAAAGCAAGAGAGATCATCTCTCAATAA